The DNA window GGATGGCGCATCCATAAAAGTTGTTagaattttgaaaatttgcttttggaattttttttgcaagaTTGGCAAATTTCCCACTTCTGGTTCCTCACGTAATACTTCAGCAAACTCTCTTAATTTGGTGGTTAATAATTGATTCAATTTTCTGCTTGCTGTAGTAGAGTAAGGCAAATCGCCATATAAATCCTTTGGAACCAACCCATATTTCTTAACAATGTTAATAAACATGCTGTATTGGCCACCATCATTAGTTGGGGCCTCCAATAAGTACTGTACTAAACGCGAATCAACCTTTTGATCACGAGTATCAATTATTTgttccaaaaaataattgcatttttctaatttgtcgtaaaaaaatacataacTCTGAGATAATTCTAACTCTTTCAAAGACAATTTTTCCATAGCATTTAATCTCAATTGATTGGTGGCTGCAAATAACCAACATCTACCTGAAGATTTTTGGTTTGTTATTGGTGCTCCATCAATTTCCACAGTAGTATTATATACACGTGGATAATGTTTTAACAATTGTGTTTTATCCAATAATGCATCATCTgcattataatttttcaaaacggTTGAAGCCAAGCAATGAGTTAGATCGGTAAAAAATTCTTCATCCCATTTACTTAATTCTTCAATTGACAAAGAAGGCAttgcttaatttttttttttttttgtgtttgtttgtttgttttgatCTAATCAATTtaatgtttctttttttttctacttGTTCATAAAAGTAATATTTAATCGTCAAAGTAATGAGTTATTAAGGGGAcctccaaaaaaaaaaaaaaaaatgttaatgaataatttaaaaatgaaataaagcatttatatatattacagTATcaagttatatatataataaaatactgTAGATAAAGGAATGAGCCAATCAATTATACGACTCTTAATATTAACATATCAGTAAACACGAaaggacaaaaaaaaaaaagccatTTTGGCCTGTGAATCGTGTGCATCAAAAAAGCGCTTTTtccaattaaaaaaaggacaaaaaaaaataaaaaacctCTACAGTACATTTAGCATTCAATGAGCAGTCATACCACCAGAAGCATATATGGTTTGACCAGTAATCCATTTACCTTCGGTAACCAACATACCGATAATTGGTGCAATGTCCTCAATCTTAGTTAGTCTATGATCAATGGCAGCAGACTTGTAAAATTCAACATCTTCTGGTTTTTCTTGGGAGTAAAAAAATGGAGTATCCATAGGACCTGGAGCAACACAATTGACAGTAATTCTTTTGGATATTAATTCCTTGGAAGCCGATTTACTGTAATACTCAACAGCAGATTTAGTACCCTGATAAACAGAATAGAATGGTGTATAAGCAGCTAATAAGGAGGTTACCAAGGAAACAATGTGACCACCATTATTAACATGTTTAGCGGCTTCGgctataaagaaaaatgcaactttgttgttgatagAATCCATGGCGTCAAATTCTTCCTCAGTAACTTCAACAATTggttttttcaaaactttaccaatattattaatagcaACATCGATAGAACCAAACTTTTCTTGGCAAGCCTTGAATAGTTTTTGAACAGAGGCTTGTGAATTTAATTTTCCTTGGTATAATTCAACTTTGACACCGTATTTTGAAGCAATTTCTTCAGCAACCTTTTTCTCATCTCCTTGAGTAGAGTTAtaatgtaaaaataaattggccTTGTGTTTAGAAGCTAATTCAATGGCAGTAATTTTACCCAAGTTTTTGGTACCGCCAGTGATTAAAACAGTTTTATTTGCTAAGGACATTATGTATACGTATGAgtgattgtttttttttcttttttttttttttattattatcttagTTGATtgattgttttatattagTTCTATacaacaatatatataaactagaagaaaaagaaagaaaaaaaaaaaaaaaaaataaattataaattataaattaaaattaatcatccttatatatatatatacatattttttcattgaaaTATCATATCTTTGATGTTATTAgttttaatgataaattttaaaagtataatAGTGCTGTCATAgtgttgttattggtaATGAATTCATCTATAAAAAGCACAaagcaaaaagaaaataaggTATTTTTGTATACTGTTCCCCTTATTTTTCACCCCAGTTAAATTCACCCCAGTTAAATTCACCCCGGTTAAATTCATCccagttaaaaaaaaaagttgcgGCGGCGGCGGAGGAGgaggaaaaaaggaaaagttATGCCAATGAGACATTTTTGCCTTGgcaaatcttttttttaaaaaataatatattatatatatatatatttcaatcAACGACATCCTTAACTATTTATCACAAAGGAAAAACcatatttctttaaaatatatgcAGTACTACCGTACTCTCATACAaactatttaaaataaataaataatataatttcccatataaaacaaaagtcAAAGAGATTAAGATTTTTTAGGGTATCCTTGAATATATTATGTTTCGGACTGATCCAACACTCGGACATAAATTCCTTTATccgttattatttttttttttttttttttatacgatggaatatatatatttatatctttatcataattattattgtggATAAGTAAAATCTAAAACAACTTTATCTATTTTTGCTTATGATTCAGTGTTATCATCTAAccctatttttttaatatctttccatatacaaaaaaaaatgtttcttttttattatattgtaGACTTTACTTACTTCaatatagttttaaaaataaaaaataaaaataaaaagcaatttattcttcatttttttttttttttttattattttgattgtATTTACATTAAGATATATACATCTACaattatcaaaaacaataataataataaaattgccAACggaaaacaacaacaatagctcttttctttcccttttccctttcttttttcttttttttttttaaaaaaagaccAACCATGTCATCCTGGTTTCCtcaaaatatacaaaaaaggGTTATCCTTTAtcttttacaaaaaatatcactTTTTTCCAACATAGATGTTAGTAATTTGGATGTTTCCATAGGTTCAAACTCtcatttttcctttaaagATATAAATTTAGATGTAGATAATATAAAGATACCTAATATGATAGTGAGAAGCGGGGTTGTTGGGGCAATGGAGATGCATCTAAAGGTTGGCGGTGGCGTttgtataaatataaaaaacgTAACCTTTGTAGTAAAACTTTTGAAACCGCAAGACAACGATAAGGATAACGCAACAAATTTTTCCCTAACTAAAAGTGTTATTGATTTAACTAATTCTGTAATGTTATCCATAGATGGGGATAATAATGGAAATATTAATAGCGGCGAAACTGCTAATCAGGACGAATGTATCTCTTCGTtctcttcatcttcatcttcaacATCTGCCGCTAGCTCCAGCTCATCACAAACATCATCTAATGGAACAAAATCGAAAAAGCTTGGCCCTTTGGAATCCATGCGAAATAAAGCTCTTTCCATGGCTTTACAAGACTTCCAACTAACAATAcaaaatttggaaataaaGCTACTTTTAGTGGAACAAAATTCATTGATCTTACATATTGAGACATTTTCAGCTACAATTCTGAATGAGGAACGTCGAAACATTGTTTTGAAAGGAATAACTTTGGAAAACCATCTCAGTTCCACTAAAGCACCGGGCTCTTCAACATCTGGCCCTTCATCCTCATTTAAGGATACTAAAAATGCTAACCCAGACTCTTTTAGTATGATGGAAGGCAGTATGCTATATTCCGCAGAAGAAGCAACAAGCATCTTTATGAGTGCAATGCAGAGTATGCCCGATACCTCAATTTACAATGACGCTACTCACAAGGCTGGAAATCAAGAGACCCTTGGGAAATCTTCAtctaaactttttaatatagCATGCATAAACAGCACTTTTGAAGGCTTTTCCAGCTTCGATGATTTATACCCAACAGATATTCAGACAAATTTTACTGAGATTGAAATTTGGCttcaaaatgttttaaaacttgATTTGACATCCCTTGAATTCTTATTAGCCAGTTTCACTAACCAAAAAATACCAGACTCAAGTTCAAAAACTGATAAATTGTATTCCTATAAAAGATTTCAAAAGGAACAAAACCTACTACCAGAACTTCCCCTTAAAGAGTTGGAGATTGaatcttttgttttgaatttaaCCGATAATCTAAACTTAAAATTTACTAAAGTTAACCTACAAaacgaaaataaaacacaTTTTGATTTGTCTATTCAAAATGTAGAAGCTTTGTTAGATCAATCCTACAGCTTGATAAATGATACAAACGGCGAAACGATTAAATTTGaagtaaatttattaaaaggtTATTATGATATCATTTTCAATGATAAGAtatgttttaatataaatacaagACTGATGGAAGAGTTGTTAGGGGTTATCAACCGAGTTAATACAATCCTTTCAATTGCTTCTCATACAAaacaaacttttaaaatacaccaaagtattaataatgCAGGCGCAAACAATAGTAGTGTTACTCAACATAACAAATTCTTTATAAGTTTACCAAAGGGTGCtgaaattaatatttttttaccaaaaaCTAACAAAATTGTGATTTCTCTTCCAACTAGTAGGGTTGATATACTTGACAAATTTTTAACACTTCCAGACTTTAGAGTAATCATCAATGGGCATAATTTTATACAAGCAACCGGTATTTCCATGGCTGTAAAGTTAAAGAAGGATATTAATTCATATGACTATAATCAAAAACCGTGTTTATATTCAAATTCCTTCAGAACAAGAATCTCAGAAGTTAAGTTAATGTTGACAGAAGATGTATTGAGTTCTTTGGTCCATGATATTACAGAAATGATGGACATTTTTTCCACAAGGGAAAAAAAGTCTTTTTTGTCTTCTTCCTTCCACATTCCTGCTAGCGGAAATAGTGCCAGTATCAAAAAAAGCGTTCGAATAATGAATAGTTCAAGTATCATATATAAACCAAGCTCCAGAGTTAAAAGTATGTTTTTTATAGAGGATCTCGATTTAAAACTTCTATTAAATGGATCCATTGGCCAGTTGAATTTTGCTTCTCGCAACTGCGAATTTATTATGGAGAATAATGGCAATTTCTTGTGTCACTTTTTCAATACAATTTTGGTTCGTGTATTAAACGATATTCCATTGGTCAAAAGTAGGAATGGGGAGAAAACGGATGATGGTCCCAATATtactatatttaaaaaaaatcaacaactgaaaattttattggaaaaCTTGGTTGTTTTTTATCATGCAAAATTGTTAGATGAATTTCAAAGGAAAACACAGGTTATCGATCTTACCGTGGATCCCTCCGAACCTAAAGTATCCGTTAGACTTTGTGATATTAGATTAAAAGATTGTGATTTGCATTTAAAGCCTTATAGGTTAAATACATTACTTGTacaaagaataaaaagtgGCAATatcgttatttttaataaggGGAATAAAATTAGCGGCACTTTGCGTAATATTACACCATGGTTGATAGATAATATAGATCTATGTAAAACGATTTCAAAATTAGATGGATTTATACATTTAGGGTTAATTGATACATTAAATctaaattttgaaaaaaagtgCAACAACAAAACATTTCTTTCTCTAAATATTGCAAATTTTGAAGGATTATTATGCTGCGATTCTTTTAATTGCCTAATCCAAACatttttagatttaaaatatccaaCAGGGTTCCCAAACAACGAAAAATATAGCATGTGTTTTGAAGAGGATAAAGATATCTTTCAGGATGTCGATTTGAACTTTTTCGATGATCCTAAAAATTTTAGCCTTAAGAAAAGTGTTAAGAAATATGAAAGCGTTGATGAAGCGTTTAGAAAACCTGATGTATTTACAAAtacttttcaaattcaaaCTGATTATTTAGATTCATTATCGAGAAATAAAACGAATCTGACTAAAAAAGGGGAGACTAAGACAACCGATGGTTCTGTTTTAACGTCTAGTTTTCCAATTGCGTTAGATGTTGAAATTACTATAGGTGACATCAACTTAAAACTCTATGATGGTTATGATTGGCGCTATACAAGAAAATCAATTAATCAAGTAATtgaagagaaagaaagcAAGGATACGGAACATAGGAATCAATCGATAAATGCGGATAGAAGTGATGGTGATGGTGAAGAGAACGAAGCTCGTATTTTGTTTGATTCGATATTTATACAAAAGGGAGAACACGACCAAAATTTGCGACAAAGTATTCATGAGACAATTTATAACAATGAGGATATTATAAGCAACAGTGATAATTCAGGTAAAATGAGATTGAAACCAACGAAAAATTGCAAAGCAGAAATCCAAATTAGAGACTTGTGTGTCAATTTTCAAGGATTTGACATTGATTTCCCCTCAAAATTCGAAAGTGACATGTCTGGTGATGTAATTAACTATACGCACTTAAGCGTAGGTGATGTAGAGATATTTGATCACGTTCCTACATCTACGTGGAATAAGTTTTTGACAAgaaggaagaagaggaataataataataataataataataataataataataagccCAACACAAAAAATTACGAGCAAGATACCATTCCGATAATCAATATACAAATAGAAACAGTCAGACCCATTGATTATCTTTTTGCCTCTGAACTACGATTTAAATTGGATGAAGTCCCGCCATTGCGGATGTATATTGACGAAGATATGTTGGATTTTATGATTCGGTTTTTCACATTTAAAGACTCAAGATTTGAGTTGATAGATATATATCCGGATATAACTTTTCTTCAAAGATTTGAAATAGGTACAATAAACGTCAATGTTGATTTCAAAGCTAAAAAAATCGATAAAAGCGGGTTTAAAAGTATAATGCTATCAGGTTTGCGTAATTTTTTCGTAGTTGATGGTACTGAGGTGCTATTAAGACACGTGGTAGCTTATGGTATGGATGGATTTGGTATGTTGGGTGAATATTTGAAGGGGTGCTGGTTGCcagatattttttcaacacAAATAGTTCCAATTTTAAATGGTATTTCTCCTGTAAGAACTATGCTTACTTTGGGATCTGGGGTGAAAGCTTTGGTTGAAATGCCTATTCAAGAATACAAACGTGACCAAACGGTTTGGAGAGGTGTTCAAAAGGGCATGCTGTTATTCTTGCGAACAACTACGGGGGAGGCTTTGAGATTAAGTGTAAAATTATCAACAGGTACACAAACCATATTAGAGAACACAGAATCGCTtatcaaaacaaaatttgatacaaatcttttaattgaGGAAAATAGTATTAGCCCTGATCTGGATAATAGCATAAAGGGAACAACGGACGAACCCGGTACCCTTCTGAGTGACTCTTATATCGtgaaacaaaatatttttgaggAAAATCAGCTAATAAACCAGCATAGAAAAAGTGCTTTAACTTCAACTAGCAGTAATGATCTTGATGGATCTGGAAAAGCAGAggctaataataaagtgaGTTTGTATGCGAATCAGCCCGAAAGCCTTCAAGAAGGTCTTGTTAAGGCATATTCTTCATTTGGTAAAAATATGGGGGTAGCATACAATGTAGTTAAGAAAACAAGCAGTAATATATCTGAAACTAGTAGTAACAAAGAAATTGCGATGCGTATAGCAAGGGCTTCGCCAGTTATTGTTTTGAGACCATTAATTGGTGCGACTGAAGCGTTGTCCAAGACTTTGCAAGGGTTTAGTAATGAGTTAGGTTCAGAGAATAAACAGTTGAATAAGGATAAGTATAAGTAGCAAGAAATATTGGTGGcttttgtatatatatatatatctttatgtgtatattattattatgttcAGTAATATCGGTAATTCCTGTCTTAATTTGTTATCTTGctactaaaaaaagaaaaaaaaggaattttttctcacttttttttatttggtgcctggtaataaataattggGTAATAATCAACGTTAAATTAGGTACATAAAAGCTTAGAGATGGCGCACACATCATTTggattatattttctatcttttttctttttttgtttacttttgaaccacaaaaaaattttttttttttttgaacagagaaaataaaataaaaatacttttgaGAATGATTTACTCTTTTATTCTATTAACACTAACTGGTTAGctaacaaatatatatacatatatatatatatatatatacatatatgtaCATgtggatatatatatgcatgtatatggaaataaatatataaaaactaGAATTGGATTACTCATAGTTAGGTCATCTATCGTCCATACAAGAACATCCTTTTATAGATATACCGTTATAATTTGAAATTCAGGATAATAAATCGATATAGTCCTCTTTCCATTCTCCTAATCCAATAATTTACTTTCCTTTTCTgcattaactttttttttttttcccttcttTCCCACattccttttctttcttttttttttttcttttccacCCAATCCTCCTTCAATTACACTCCAACTTTTGTCAATCCTTcaaagtaatttttttcaatttttattttattctaatTTATCCACATCTAAATATATgtccaaaaataaaccaacTAATAACGCCACTCACAGCCATAATAATACACAAGATAGATCTAAAGTACCGATTTCACATTCTTCTTCTAGGCAAGTGAAAAGATGTTGTAAATGTGGAAAATCCATCAATGGTCAGTTAATTAAAGCTTTAGGAGATATATACCACCAAAATTGTTTTACTTGTTACGATTGTGGTACAATATGCAAACCAAAATATTTCCCCTTCGAACTACCAGACACTAAAGAGCTTGTCCCTCTTTGTCATTACGATTATTTCAAACGAAACAATTTACTTTGCTATGTTTGTAACGAACCCTTGAGAGGCACTTTTTATAATGCTTTTGGTAGGTTGTATGATGAAGAGCATTTTTGTTGCAAAATATGTGGTGAAAAATGTAGTTTAAAAACATGTTTTAACTATAATAACAGCTTATATTGCAAATATCATTacttgaaatttttttccaaaagaTGTAAAGGCTGTAAATATCCCATCACAGATCAACACTTTGAGTTTCCCAGAGGTGATAAAATTTATAGGTGGCACCCTGAATGTTACGGTATTCATAGGTATTGGCACATAGATCTAGTTCCGGAATCGTTGGCTATTCCTGAGTTACCTATTTTTGACCAGTCACAatcaaataacaatagtatCCTAAGTTCCAAAGACACAAATCCAAGTCCTAAGGAACTTGAGGTTTACATTAAAAGTTCAACCactttaattttcaaaacatgGACTATATTATACAGATTCGAAGAAGAAACCGCCGCCTGTATTTCTGACATGATCCAATATGCAACTAGCGagaataatttaaaaggTGTTAATTCGACTGCATTATTTGTACTTAAAATCgaatgtttatttaaagcaTTGGATGCTTTGCAGTCCCTAACCAATTTTGCAACATTAGGTGGCAGAATTAAAAACTCTTATTTACACGCTCCGGAAGCTCCTCAGGTAGAGGAAGATGATgacgaagaagaagaagaagaagaagaagaagaaggagaagaagaaaattatgATGTCAATAAAACTAgagacaataataatggaaaCATTTTACCTAATACTTCCAACAATATGAatgtgaaaaaaagaaaagaatcCATTTCACAAAAATATCGGAAATTCCCAAGAAATTTATCCACAGGCATTATGGTTTATTTACAACTATTAAGAAAATTCAACCCAATTCCAAAAGATAAAGATATGCCCGTTTCTAAAATTATGACGGTAATTAATGGCCTATCGCATTCGTTAAAATTGCTAATTCGTTACGGATTGTTTAATTCTTTAGAGTACAATATAAAGGTTCATTCGACTAACACTTTGAGTAAATTTTTGAGAGAAGTGGAAAAGAATTTAAACTATTCATTAAATTACAAAGATCCGTTTGAATTTATAGATGTGAAACTTGATGCGACTGATTCCTGCGTGCAATGCGGTAAATATATCCAACAAGAATGTATTAGGTTCCAGAATAAGAGATGGCATATTCAATGTTTTAATTGTAGTTGTTGTCACAAGCATATAGAAAAGTACGATATTTTAGACGCTGCTTACCTTAAAAATGGCTGCAAAGTTTTATGTGCTCAATGCTCTTTAAACGAACCCGCATCTATTTCTGGTTTTAAGCCTGTGACAAGATTATCACagttgatttttttattgaaaatggCATTggtgaaaacaaaaactgTCATggaaatgaaaattaaagaaagtAAATTACGCCAAGAAAAAATGTTACTCACagataacaaaaatgatGCACATTTCAAAATCAATGTGAGAAATATAGCTCTAAGCTCGCCGGGGAAAACGTGTGGTGTTATGCAACAAGACTCGTCTTATGTTAGAACGTTAAACGATATTAAAGCACTAAGGGCCAAAAGAAATAGTTTGCGTATATCGCGTACTGATTCAAAGGTGAAAAAATCGCAACTAGTGGAGACTGCACAAAAAAACAGTGAAGAGAACAAGAGTGCCGACGACTCTTTAGAGATTGAAATATCAGAGGACACAGAGAATGATTCACCTAAAGACACTACAATGTTCAATAACTCAAAAACATTGACCTTAGATGATATATCGAGGATTGTTGCCGCTGAACAAGCCAGAGAACTAAGACCCAATGCCTTTAGGCACTTTAATAAACTTAAGGAAATTGATGAAGACGTAAAGTTGCCTACTTTAAACAAAAGTGGTGTATATTATTCTGATTTATCCAGTGATCATCTGGTCAAACTACAGCTGATAGCTTTATCTGTAATATGTTGTGGGGATCACCGATTGTATAACAAggatcaaaaaattatggaTCTAGTATTACAAATTGACAGTAAGAAGTCGACTAATTCCTCACCTGTTACTACTGATGATAATTCCAATGGGTCATCTCCAGTTGATGCAGTAAATGGCTTTTGGGGCATTTTTAAACCAAGAAAACCAAAGGACTTgagaaaaaataccaatGTATACGGTGCTGTGCATCATGTTTTTGGTGAATCATTGGATAGATTAACAGAATACGTTGGTATAGATTCAGATTTGGGAATTGGTTCATCAAGAGTTAAAATACCGCTACTAGTGGATGAAACCATTTCTACTTTGAAACAAATGGACATGTCGGTTGAAGGtgtttttagaaaaaatggGAATATTAAGAGGTTGCGTCTTTTAACAGAAGAAATCAATTCTAATCCAACAACGATGCCAGATTTGTCCAAAGAGAACGCGGTCCAATTATCGGCTTTACTGAAGAAATTTTTAAGAGAGTTACCAGATCCTTTATTGACGTTTAGCTTATATGATTTGTGGATAAAAATTCCAACGGTAGAACCTGTTTTGTATAGAAACATATTTTATGCCACTGTGTATGCTTTGTTACCAAAATTTAATCGAAATGTTTCAGAGGTTTTGTTTTCGTTTTTAAGTTGGGTATCATCCTTTTCCCATTTGGACGATCACATCGGCTCCAAAATGGATATCCATAATCTCTCTACTGTTATCAcaccaaatattttgtatGCAAAAAGTAAGCTGGATGCGTATACACTGACAAATTACAGTTCTGCAgcaatgaaaaataatgggGAATCATACTTTTTAGCTATTGAAGCGGTAGATTATCTAATTACACATAATGAAGATTTGGCTATGGTTCCGAAATTTATGATCAATTTGTTAAACGGAgttgtaaaaaataattggaATGATTTTGAGCAGATATATGCGTTCGTAGAAAGTAATTATGCTTTAATAGACTTTACCGAATTTAACTTTAGTGAAAAGATTTTGGCGCAAGGAGTTACATCACAAGTTAAAGTGGAGCAGGTGAAAATCAACGAATAGTTATTTTGGCTTAACAAATGTACGGAATCTTATAGTATACTTAGCATGAAGTATTTCGAAAATACACCCGCTCCGTTTTAAGtgtataatataataataattatttttatttttatttttattttttttttttttttttttttttttttttttttttcttatacTTTGAAAACAATAGTTTATacaacatatatatttaaaaaatgaaatcaTATACTAATCAAATCTTTGATGGTCTAGTGACAGGCCACTGGTAATCCtgtcttttttcaaagataTAACCATGCTTAGACAAATACTTTGACAAGCCTGAAGGGCCTCTAGTCCCGTATGGATATATCTCAGGAGCAGGACCATTTGGATTTTCcaaataattcaataaagGTGTAAACAATGCCCAACTAACTTCCAATTCGTCATCTCTAACAAAGTTTGAGTGATCATCCAATAGAACGTCTCTGATTAAAGATTCATAAGCTTCTGGAATCCAAAAGTCTTGATATCTTCTGGCATAGGTCAAATCCAAATCAGTAATTTGGGTGGAGTTTGAAAAACCTGGTGTTTTCATGTTACATTTCAAGTAAATGGCTTCGTCGGGTTGAACTCTAATAACCAATTCATTGCTTGGAATATCATTGAAAACACCGGATGGAACTGCTTTGAACTGTATTCTAATCTCCACTTTACCCTCATTCAGAGCTTTACCTGCCTTCATAATTATAGGAACACCATCCCAGCGTTCATTTTGGATATTAAAAGTTAAAGCAGCAAAAGTTATACACTTGGAACCTTCACTAACGGTTTCATCATCTAAATAACTTGGTTTGGTGCCGTCCAAAGAACGACCATATTGACctattattatatctttttgatttatagGGGCAAAAGCCTTTAAAACCTTTACCTTTTCATCACGAACGCTTTCTGGATCAAAGGAAACAGGTCTTTCCATTGTCAATAGCGTCAATATTTGCAACAAATGATTCTGCATAACATCTCTAATAATGCCTATTTTGTCAAAATAACCACCACGACCTTCAGTACCGAATGGTTCCTTAAAAGTTAATTGAATGcatttgatattttctCTATTCCACCCAGCGTTAAAAACAGTATTCCCAAATCTGAACActaacaaatttttaaccATTTCTTTACCTAAATAATGATCGATTCTAAAAATCTCATCTTCTGGGAACAAAGGAGCCAATTCCTCTTGCAATTCCCTAGCAGATTCCAAATCATGGCCAAATGgtttttcaacaacaattcTACAAACACCATTCTCTGgatatatattctttttgatTCTAGAAGCAACAGTAATGAAAACACTTGGTGGCAATGCCAAGTAATAAACACGGTGCGGTTGTTGGGCccctttttcaaatttttcgATTTCACCCTTTAAAGATTGATAGCCCTCGTCTGAATCATATTGACCAGAAACATAGGAGATCTTGGacaaaaacttttcaactttttcatTATCCTTATCCCcatgaatttttttgagaAATGGCTTTATTCTAGATCTTAGGCTTTCATCATCCAATTTAGAACGAGCAtaaccaaatatttttgtagaTTCATCCAAGTAGCCCTCTCTGTACAATCCAAATAGGGCAGGAaaagtcttttttttacttaaaTCACCACTAGCTCCAAAAACGGTTATAActgtatttttttcaaactttATTGGGCTTTTGCCGACGCTATgagacattttttttttttttttattattattattattactattatattGTATTCGAccaaattgttttatttacacagaaaaaaaaaatcttatGATAGTCTGAgtgctttttctttaacaaAGGGGAAATGTCCGATTATAAGGAAGTTGTG is part of the Saccharomycodes ludwigii strain NBRC 1722 chromosome III, whole genome shotgun sequence genome and encodes:
- the ZWF1 gene encoding glucose-6-phosphate dehydrogenase (similar to Saccharomyces cerevisiae YNL241C | ZWF1 | ZWischenFerment) codes for the protein MSHSVGKSPIKFEKNTVITVFGASGDLSKKKTFPALFGLYREGYLDESTKIFGYARSKLDDESLRSRIKPFLKKIHGDKDNEKVEKFLSKISYVSGQYDSDEGYQSLKGEIEKFEKGAQQPHRVYYLALPPSVFITVASRIKKNIYPENGVCRIVVEKPFGHDLESARELQEELAPLFPEDEIFRIDHYLGKEMVKNLLVFRFGNTVFNAGWNRENIKCIQLTFKEPFGTEGRGGYFDKIGIIRDVMQNHLLQILTLLTMERPVSFDPESVRDEKVKVLKAFAPINQKDIIIGQYGRSLDGTKPSYLDDETVSEGSKCITFAALTFNIQNERWDGVPIIMKAGKALNEGKVEIRIQFKAVPSGVFNDIPSNELVIRVQPDEAIYLKCNMKTPGFSNSTQITDLDLTYARRYQDFWIPEAYESLIRDVLLDDHSNFVRDDELEVSWALFTPLLNYLENPNGPAPEIYPYGTRGPSGLSKYLSKHGYIFEKRQDYQWPVTRPSKI
- the LRG1 gene encoding GTPase-activating protein LRG1 (similar to Saccharomyces cerevisiae YDL240W | LRG1 | Lim-RhoGap homolog) produces the protein MSKNKPTNNATHSHNNTQDRSKVPISHSSSRQVKRCCKCGKSINGQLIKALGDIYHQNCFTCYDCGTICKPKYFPFELPDTKELVPLCHYDYFKRNNLLCYVCNEPLRGTFYNAFGRLYDEEHFCCKICGEKCSLKTCFNYNNSLYCKYHYLKFFSKRCKGCKYPITDQHFEFPRGDKIYRWHPECYGIHRYWHIDLVPESLAIPELPIFDQSQSNNNSILSSKDTNPSPKELEVYIKSSTTLIFKTWTILYRFEEETAACISDMIQYATSENNLKGVNSTALFVLKIECLFKALDALQSLTNFATLGGRIKNSYLHAPEAPQVEEDDDEEEEEEEEEEGEEENYDVNKTRDNNNGNILPNTSNNMNVKKRKESISQKYRKFPRNLSTGIMVYLQLLRKFNPIPKDKDMPVSKIMTVINGLSHSLKLLIRYGLFNSLEYNIKVHSTNTLSKFLREVEKNLNYSLNYKDPFEFIDVKLDATDSCVQCGKYIQQECIRFQNKRWHIQCFNCSCCHKHIEKYDILDAAYLKNGCKVLCAQCSLNEPASISGFKPVTRLSQLIFLLKMALVKTKTVMEMKIKESKLRQEKMLLTDNKNDAHFKINVRNIALSSPGKTCGVMQQDSSYVRTLNDIKALRAKRNSLRISRTDSKVKKSQLVETAQKNSEENKSADDSLEIEISEDTENDSPKDTTMFNNSKTLTLDDISRIVAAEQARELRPNAFRHFNKLKEIDEDVKLPTLNKSGVYYSDLSSDHLVKLQLIALSVICCGDHRLYNKDQKIMDLVLQIDSKKSTNSSPVTTDDNSNGSSPVDAVNGFWGIFKPRKPKDLRKNTNVYGAVHHVFGESLDRLTEYVGIDSDLGIGSSRVKIPLLVDETISTLKQMDMSVEGVFRKNGNIKRLRLLTEEINSNPTTMPDLSKENAVQLSALLKKFLRELPDPLLTFSLYDLWIKIPTVEPVLYRNIFYATVYALLPKFNRNVSEVLFSFLSWVSSFSHLDDHIGSKMDIHNLSTVITPNILYAKSKLDAYTLTNYSSAAMKNNGESYFLAIEAVDYLITHNEDLAMVPKFMINLLNGVVKNNWNDFEQIYAFVESNYALIDFTEFNFSEKILAQGVTSQVKVEQVKINE